Genomic window (Paenibacillus sp. 37):
ATGGATCGTCAAATACACCTTTTCATCAATGGACATGGCACTTTCAAACCTTTCTTCAAGGTACTGATTGATTAATTGGGTGCATTCAAATGCCTTGCTATATTTGTCCTTCACCTGCTCATACAGAAAGTTGTCTCCTGAAGCAAATTGCTCCTGTTCATTACTCAACATTCTCTGCACAAAATATTGAAGATGGGTAATAAACCGGGAATAATTAAATGAATTTTCATCCAGGGCGATGTGGTAATGGTTGGTCACAATGTTGAAGATATCATCAATAACTTCAGTGATTTCAACGGTTTGTTTCATGCCTTGAGCATCTTGACGAGCGTTTACAAAATGCATTGCAATAAAGCTGGCCTCATGTTCATCCATCTGGATGCCGAATTGTTCCTGGATCAGCTCCACAGCGTTCATGCCAATCCCAAATTCCTTCTTGTAAAACTTCTTGATCTGCCACAAAAGGGAATTCTTCAGCCCGACGGATTTACGGTACCGGGTAATGGCAAACTGAATATGATCGATCAATGATATATAGATATTATCACTAAAAATATCACCCATTTCCTTTTTGGCATGGCCCACAATTTCGTCTGCTAACTTCAAATATTCAACCGATGTTTCCCCAATCAGATCAATGAGTTTTTGCGGTATTTTATCTGATTTCAGCACAAAGGTTTTTTCGATTTTATCCTCATCCACAGGCTGCCCGTTTTTCTTTTTGAAGCCAAGACCGTTGCCAATGACAACAAATTCGTGACCAACCTGGTTCTCAGCCCGGATGACATTGTTGTTAAAAATCTGACGGATGATCATATATGTGTTTCACCTCAATTGGTCGTAATAATAACAAAAAACCCAAACTAAGGCTTAATAGACAGCCTTGGTTTGGGTATCGCCTGCTTACCAGTAACAATCCCGAAGAAGACGCAGCTTCCTCTTTCAATTATGTCCACTATACCGCTTTCATAACAGAATAACAATACAATGATTTCTGGAAATGGACGTAAAGACGTGGATTTTTGGTATAATAAGAAATGCTGGAAGTGAATTAGATGGGCTGGGTTGCATAATAAGTTACCGAGGACGGTCATTTTTAAGCATATACAGGATTATTGGAGTGATAACATGAGCAATGCAAAAGGAAAAGGCGGCACCGGCCGTGGTACGGGTAAAAAAGGCTGGAACCGTTGGCAAGCCGCTGCAAACCGGGCAAAAAGTGCCCCGAAGCCTTATAAAAGTAAAGGTACAAAGAAGAAGGACGATACCGAAACTTCAAGTGGCAAGCCCGAGTAAGTATGGTTTGACGATGCCAGAGGAGAGAGCTGCCTGACTAACGGGTGGGTCTCTTTTTGCTTGGAAAGATAAAAAATTAAATTGACAGTATTGTAAATATGGTAATAATATAGAGCTTACGCAAATTAGATGGTAGTGCTACTATATAGAGAAAGGAGCAACAGCATGCCTGTTAATATGGATGAAAATCCACTTGGACTGATTCTGTCACGGACGTATCTGGCATACAAAAAAACAACAACCAGAAATCTGAGCGAACAGGATATTACTCCGGAACAATTTGCAGTTCTGAATGAATTGAGCAAGGCTGGAAGCCATATATCACAGAAAAAACTGGCTGAATTAACAGTGCGGGACCAGACAACGGTAGGCAAAATTATAGACAAGTTGATTCGCAAAGGTCTGGTGACAAGAGAAGAAGATCCACAGGACCGCAGAGCGGTTTTGCTTTGTTTGACGGCGGAAGGACTGGAAATGAATGACGTTCTTACACCAAAGGCAAAACAGCAAGAGCAAGAGGCACTCGCCGAATGTTCCCCTGAAGAGCTTGAAGCATTCATGAATGTGATGAATCGCATCTATGAAAAGATGAAATAAATTTTTTTGACCAAATATGTGCACGTGCATATATATGTAGTGCAATTATTTTAATTTTAACTAACGGGAGTCGTGAACGAATGAGAAGCTTCAAAGATTTTCTTAAAGTGCCACAGACAAAAATAGGGTTGGTTTTTGCATTGATTGTTCCGCTGTTATTTGTTGTGATCTGGATGACGGGTTATCATCAAGCCACGGAGAGAGTGGATCAACTTCAAGTTGCTCTCGTGAACGAAGACGGGACACAGGGAACAGAGGTGCAGAAGCAGATTGAAACGCTCGCGCCTTTCCATGTCAATGTTCTGGGATCTGCCGAGGAAGCTGAGCAACAGATGAATGCGGGTAACTATGCGATGGTTATTGTTATTCCGGAAGGATTCACTGACCAGATTGAAGGAGGTACAGAGGCGAGTTTGTCCTTTTATATCAATCAGGGAAATGCGGATGTAGCCAAATCCATTGTGGAACATGCCGCGACCGGAATGACTGCACAAATGGGTCAAGGGATTCTGGAATCCAAGGTTCAAGTGACACTCAATAATGATAGTATAAACAGCGATGAACTGAGTGCAGCTATTGGACAAGCGATGGCGAAGATGAATGAAGGGCCTGTGAAGGCTGAAATTAATAAAACGAACAGCGTGAGTGATTTTGCAACATCGATGCTGCCCATGATTCTGGGTTTTATCACCTACATTGCTTCGATGACGATGAACATTCAGTTCAATATTACGTCGAATATCATGAAGCGTACCCATTCCAAATGGGAAATCTTCTGGGGACGGCAATTGCTGTTATTGTGTATAGCTGTGATTGTTCCCCTAATTGTGGATACAGTAGCTCTTCAGTTCACGGATGTTGCGAGCTCCTTCGGCGCTTTGTATCTGTATCATGTGCTGGTGAGTCTGGCTTGTATCTGTTTTACACAAATGAGTTTTGCCCTGTTTGGCAATGCAGGACCTCTATTTAATGTAGCGATGGTTCCGCTCCAGTTGATGACAGCAGGAAATATCATTCCAGCCGAGATGCTGGCGCCATTCTACCGTTATATAGGAAACTTTCTGCCCGCTTCCAATGGAGTACAGGGATTTATGCGTTTGATCTATAGTGGAGAAGCAGTGGGGGGATACATGGTTCATCTTCTGTTGATCTCGATTATTACGTGGGGAATTACGTTGCTGCGAGTTGGCATGCAAAAAGCAGGTAATGGACAAATGACGAAGACGCCTCCAGCATCAGCACAGGCACAACATTAAGGGTTTCCTTCTATATAATGTAATAACACACAAGAAAGTGGTTCACGTATAGTTATATGCGTGCATCACTTTTTTTGTTTATCTTCTATAATAGTTCTACTTATACTCGTGGTAACTTACAGTACCCCCAGTAATTTTACATGACCTTGATAAAAGGACAACCTAAATTGAGCATATGAATGAAGCTAAAATATATGAGAGGAGATGTAGGCTAATGAGTTTAAGTCAATTAGACATGTATGGTGATGTATGAATGGGGAGAGTGTCGTTTAAGCTATAATAAACTTTACACTGGGATAGAGGAGAGCAACACAGTAAAGGTAGTTGGTTTGTAGTAAATGAATAATATTAAATTAAGTATTGTAATTAATATTTATAAGTGATATATTATTAATCCGGCCAAGAAAACACGGTTTAACACTGGTGCGGCAAGCAAATGAAATAAGCTTCGAAAGAAACTTAAAAAAAGAGCTTGCAAAGTTGGTTCGGACATGATATTATATAAGAGTTGCTGAAGAGAACAACATTCGGTAACGAAACAAGTTTGATCTTTGAAAACTGAACAACGAGTGAGTAAACATTCTGCTTGCAGAATGAACGCGAAAGTTGAGACAAGCTTTGGCTTGGATCGACTGGAGCACAAATGAGATTTTTAATCTCGTCAGATTCAAAATGAGCTTATCGCTCTTTTCAATACTTTATTGGAGAGTTTGATCCTGGCTCAGGACGAACGCTGGCGGCATGCCTAATACATGCAAGTCGAGCGGACTTGAAGAGAAGCTTGCTTCTCTGATGGTTAGCGGCGGACGGGTGAGTAACACGTAGGCAACCTGCCCTCAAGTTTGGGACAACTACCGGAAACGGTAGCTAATACCGAATAATTGTTTTCTTCGCCTGAAGAGAACTGGAAAGACGGAGCAATCTGTCACTTGGGGATGGGCCTGCGGCGCATTAGCTAGTTGGTGAGGTAACGGCTCACCAAGGCGACGATGCGTAGCCGACCTGAGAGGGTGATCGGCCACACTGGGACTGAGACACGGCCCAGACTCCTACGGGAGGCAGCAGTAGGGAATCTTCCGCAATGGGCGAAAGCCTGACGGAGCAATGCCGCGTGAGTGATGAAGGTTTTCGGATCGTAAAGCTCTGTTGCCAGGGAAGAACGCTTGGGAGAGTAACTGCTCTCAAGGTGACGGTACCTGAGAAGAAAGCCCCGGCTAACTACGTGCCAGCAGCCGCGGTAATACGTAGGGGGCAAGCGTTGTCCGGAATTATTGGGCGTAAAGCGCGCGCAGGCGGTCATTTAAGTCTGGTGTTTAATCCCGGGGCTCAACCCCGGATCGCACTGGAAACTGGGTGACTTGAGTGCAGAAGAGGAGAGTGGAATTCCACGTGTAGCGGTGAAATGCGTAGATATGTGGAGGAACACCAGTGGCGAAGGCGACTCTCTGGGCTGTAACTGACGCTGAGGCGCGAAAGCGTGGGGAGCAAACAGGATTAGATACCCTGGTAGTCCACGCCGTAAACGATGAGTGCTAGGTGTTAGGGGTTTCGATACCCTTGGTGCCGAAGTTAACACATTAAGCACTCCGCCTGGGGAGTACGGTCGCAAGACTGAAACTCAAAGGAATTGACGGGGACCCGCACAAGCAGTGGAGTATGTGGTTTAATTCGAAGCAACGCGAAGAACCTTACCAGGTCTTGACATCCCTCTGATCGATGCAGAGATGTATCTTTCCTTCGGGACAGAGGAGACAGGTGGTGCATGGTTGTCGTCAGCTCGTGTCGTGAGATGTTGGGTTAAGTCCCGCAACGAGCGCAACCCTTATATTTAGTTGCCAGCATTTCGGATGGGCACTCTAGATAGACTGCCGGTGACAAACCGGAGGAAGGTGGGGATGACGTCAAATCATCATGCCCCTTATGACCTGGGCTACACACGTACTACAATGGCCGGTACAACGGGCTGCGAAATCGCGAGATGGAGCCAATCCCAACAAAGCCGGTCTCAGTTCGGATTGCAGGCTGCAACTCGCCTGCATGAAGTCGGAATTGCTAGTAATCGCGGATCAGCATGCCGCGGTGAATACGTTCCCGGGTCTTGTACACACCGCCCGTCACACCACGAGAGTTTATAACACCCGAAGTCGGTGGGGTAACCGCAAGGAGCCAGCCGCCGAAGGTGGGATAGATGATTGGGGTGAAGTCGTAACAAGGTAGCCGTATCGGAAGGTGCGGCTGGATCACCTCCTTTCTATGGAGAATCGTTTCCCGAGTGGAAACATTCAAATATGCAGCTTAGCTGCAAAACACTCACTCGTTGCTCAGTTTTGAGAGCTCAAACTCTCAAAACAGCTTGCTTTTGCATGGAGCTTGTTCTTTGAAAACTAGATATCGAAACGAAACAAACGCGAATTAGAACATTCCTTTTTAGCTGAACTTGTGTTAAACAAGTTTCAATAAAAACGGTAGATTGCTGGAGCGAGTGATCGAAATGGAGTGACTTTTGGCTTTGGACGTAGTCCAAAACAAGGGAAGCGACAGCTCGAACACGAGCGCAATGGTTAAGCTACTAAGAGCACACGGAGGATGCCTAGGCGCTAGGAGCCGATGAAGGACGTGGCGAACAACGAAACTGCCTCGGGGAGCTGTAAGCAAGCTTTGATCCGGGGGTGTCCGAATGGGGAAACCCAGCTGGGGTAATTTCCAGTTACTCACAACTGAATACATAGGTTGTGTAGAGGCATACCAGGGGAACTGAAACATCTAAGTACCCTGAGGAAGAGAAAACAATAGTGATTCCGTCAGTAGCGGCGAGCGAACGCGGAGAAGCCCAAACCAGAGAGCTTGCTCTTTGGGGTTGTGGGACGTCTCACATGGAGTTACAAAGGAACCGGTTAAGCGAAGAGGTCTGGAAAGGCCCGCCAAAGAAGGTAAAAGCCCTGTAGTTGAAAGTCTGTTCCCTCCGAGACGGATCCCGAGTAGTGCGGGGCACGTGAAACCCCGTATGAATCCGGCAGGACCATCTGCCAAGGCTAAATACTTCCTAGCGACCGATAGTGAAGCAGTACCGTGAGGGAAAGGTGAAAAGCACCCCGGAAGGGGAGTGAAATAGAACCTGAAACCGTGTGCTTACAAAAAGTCAGAGCCCGTTTTAGGGGTGATGGCGTGCCTTTTGTAGAATGAACCGGCGAGTTACGTTCCCGTGCAAGGTTAAGGTGAAGAGCCGGAGCCGCAGCGAAAGCGAGTCTGAATAGGGCGACATAGTACGTGGACGTAGACCCGAAACCGGGTGATCTACCCCTGTCCAGGGTGAAGGTGCGGTAACACGCACTGGAGGCCCGAACCCACGCATGTTGAAAAATGCGGGGATGAGGTGGGGGTAGCGGAGAAATTCCAATCGAACTCGGAGATAGCTGGTTCTCCCCGAAATAGCTTTAGGGCTAGCCTCGGAAAACAGAGTCGTGGAGGTAGAGCACTGATTGGGTGCGGGGCCCGCAAGGGTTACCAAGCTCAGTCAAACTCCGAATGCCATAGACTTACTTCCGGGAGTCAGACAGTGAGTGCTAAGATCCATTGTCAAAAGGGAAACAGCCCAGACCATCAGCTAAGGTCCCCAAGTGTGTGTTAAGTGGGAAAGGATGTGGAGTTGCACAGACAACCAGGATGTTGGCTTAGAAGCAGCCACCATTGAAAGAGTGCGTAATAGCTCACTGGTCGAGTGACTCTGCGCCGAAAATGTAACGGGGCTAAACACACCACCGAAGCTATGGCTTGATGCTTTGCATCAGGGGTAGGGGAGCGTTGTATAAGGGTTGAAGGTGTACCGTAAGGAGCGCTGGACATTATACAAGTGAGAATGCCGGTATGAGTAACGAAAAGATCAGTGAGAATCTGATCCGCCGAAAGCCTAAGGGTTCCTGAGGAAGGCTCGTCCGCTCAGGGTAAGTCGGGACCTAAGGCGAGGCCGAAAGGCGTAGTCGAAGGACAACAGGTCGAAATTCCTGTACCACCGTAAGCCGTTATGAGCAATGGGGGGACGCAGTAGGGTAGTGACGCGGACTGATGGATGTCCGTCTAAGCAGTAAGGCTGATGTGTAGGCAAATCCGCACATTGTAAGGCTGAGCTGTGATGGGGAGCGAAAATTATAGTAGCGAAGGTCATGATCTCACACTGCCAAGAAAAGCCTCTAGCCAGGTGATGGTGCCCGTACCGCAAACCGACACAGGTAGGCGAGAAGAGTATTCTAAGGCGCGCGGAAGAACTCTCGTTAAGGAACTCGGCAAAATGACCCCGTAACTTCGGGAGAAGGGGTGCCCCGGTAGTGTGAATAGCACGAGGGGGCCGCAGTGAAAAGGCCCAAGCGACTGTTTAGCAAAAACACAGGTCTGTGCGAAGCCGTAAGGCGAAGTATACGGGCTGACGCCTGCCCGGTGCTGGAAGGTTAAGGGGAGTGGTTAGGGAGTAATCCCGAAGCTGTGAACCGAAGCCCCAGTAAACGGCGGCCGTAACTATAACGGTCCTAAGGTAGCGAAATTCCTTGTCAGGTAAATTCTGACCCGCACGAATGGCGTAACGACTTGGGCGCTGTCTCAACGAGAGATCCGGTGAAATTTTAATACCTGTGAAGATGCAGGTTACCCGCGACAAGACGGAAAGACCCCATGGAGCTTTACTGCAGCTTGATATTGAATTTGGGTACGATCTGTACAGGATAGGTGGGAGCCTTTGAAGCATGAGCGCCAGCTTGTGTGGAGGCAACGTTGGGATACCACCCTGATCGTATCTAGGTTCTAACCTGGTACCGTAATCCGGTGCGGGGACAGTGTCAGGTGGGCAGTTTGACTGGGGCGGTCGCCTCCTAAAGAGTAACGGAGGCGCCCAAAGGTTCCCTCAGAATGGTTGGAAATCATTCGAAGAGTGCAAAGGCATAAGGGAGCTTGACTGCGAGACCTACAAGTCGAGCAGGGACGAAAGTCGGGCTTAGTGATCCGGTGGTACCGCATGGAAGG
Coding sequences:
- the licT gene encoding BglG family transcription antiterminator LicT, with product MIIRQIFNNNVIRAENQVGHEFVVIGNGLGFKKKNGQPVDEDKIEKTFVLKSDKIPQKLIDLIGETSVEYLKLADEIVGHAKKEMGDIFSDNIYISLIDHIQFAITRYRKSVGLKNSLLWQIKKFYKKEFGIGMNAVELIQEQFGIQMDEHEASFIAMHFVNARQDAQGMKQTVEITEVIDDIFNIVTNHYHIALDENSFNYSRFITHLQYFVQRMLSNEQEQFASGDNFLYEQVKDKYSKAFECTQLINQYLEERFESAMSIDEKVYLTIHIQRVTSRNELLGAE
- a CDS encoding DUF3934 family protein, producing MSNAKGKGGTGRGTGKKGWNRWQAAANRAKSAPKPYKSKGTKKKDDTETSSGKPE
- a CDS encoding MarR family winged helix-turn-helix transcriptional regulator, with the protein product MPVNMDENPLGLILSRTYLAYKKTTTRNLSEQDITPEQFAVLNELSKAGSHISQKKLAELTVRDQTTVGKIIDKLIRKGLVTREEDPQDRRAVLLCLTAEGLEMNDVLTPKAKQQEQEALAECSPEELEAFMNVMNRIYEKMK
- a CDS encoding YhgE/Pip domain-containing protein, whose amino-acid sequence is MRSFKDFLKVPQTKIGLVFALIVPLLFVVIWMTGYHQATERVDQLQVALVNEDGTQGTEVQKQIETLAPFHVNVLGSAEEAEQQMNAGNYAMVIVIPEGFTDQIEGGTEASLSFYINQGNADVAKSIVEHAATGMTAQMGQGILESKVQVTLNNDSINSDELSAAIGQAMAKMNEGPVKAEINKTNSVSDFATSMLPMILGFITYIASMTMNIQFNITSNIMKRTHSKWEIFWGRQLLLLCIAVIVPLIVDTVALQFTDVASSFGALYLYHVLVSLACICFTQMSFALFGNAGPLFNVAMVPLQLMTAGNIIPAEMLAPFYRYIGNFLPASNGVQGFMRLIYSGEAVGGYMVHLLLISIITWGITLLRVGMQKAGNGQMTKTPPASAQAQH